AACATATGTTTAAGTATGTTTACCACAACACCGTTGATATAAATGCGCAGAAGCAAATGCTTGCAATATATACACGCATCACTAAAAATCAACTTACATGATAAAATTGCTGCCTGAAGAACGTGTAGAGCATGCAGCAACTCACGAAAGCCAAAGGTAGGGCGACGGACAAGGCCACCACCAGCACTAACATCAACATCTCCATAATGAAACAGGCTGGGAGTTTAGCAAAGTAAGGAGAGACTGTTACTCATTACACGCTAAATGTTGGTTATATACGACACTTGAGGACACAAACGTATAAAACGGTATTCGGTTTGTTTGGTCGTTTCGAACTTCGGCTCCGCGGGTAAGCTTCCCGCGGCGCCTCGCGAGTCAGAGAGGCTTCATTTGACGTTTtcagaattaataatatatattaataatatacaaatatatatagatatgtatatatagataaatagatatagatctattgatatagatctatagatatatagatagataatatagatagataaatatatatatatagatatatagatagaagataaatatatatatagatagatatatatagacatatatatagatagatatatagatagatagatatatatctaaatatatctatatatatctacatctatatatctatatccatatatctatatccctatatctatatccctatatctatatccctatatctatatatctatatatctatatctatatatctatatctatatatctatatatctatatatctatatctatactatatatctatatctatatatctatatatatctctatctatatctctatctatatctctatctatatctctatctatatctctatctatatctctatctatatatctctatctatatatctctatctatatctctatctatatatcttctatattttcattactatctaatcttatctatattctctatctatatatctctatctatatatctctatctctatatcttatctatctatattctatctatatatcttatctactatatcttatatctatatctctatctatatatctcatatctatatatatatctacttatctatatatctctatctatatatctctatctatatatctatctatatatctataatcttatctatatctataatctatattattatctatatctatatatctatatctataatcttatatatatctatatctacttatctatatctattatctatatcttatattatctatctatatctatatatctatatctatatatctcatatcatctatatatctctatatacttatctatatatctatctatatatctatatctatatctatatatcttatctatatatctatatctatatcatatcttatctatatatctatatctatatatctatacttactatatctatatatctatatctatatctctatctctttatctatatatctatatctctatctctatctctttatctatatatctatatctatatctatttatctatatctatatacctatatatatatctatacacctaCATCtatacacctatatctatatgtctatgccTACAGCTATATATTTATAGCTGTAggcatatatccctatatatacatatatccctatatatacacatatatatatatatacagatacatatacatatatatacagatacatatgcatatacatataaatatatatgcacacacacatatatatacatatatacacacattcatattttatacataccaaTACATTTGTAAATCCTATCAGTCGCTTCAGACTACCCAGAGCTTAACAACAGCCACATAATTAGCCTAGTCAACAAACAAGCCCATTTGCCCTAAATTGTTTGCCCCGCCCTCTCACTTTGTCTCATCCCTTTCGAATTTTTCTTTTGCATGGTTTACATTTTCCTGCTATTAATATTGTCgtagttttcgtttttattttacacTGAAATGACCGTTTTcactatacttttttttataaataaacctTGTGTTCCGTTTCATAGTGTATTAATAACACgcattttacatttcattttctcgTCAGGATATTATTTTCTGACcgcattttatattatgatttacaCTGACACTTCAACGTTCTGATGTTCCTTTATGTCAGTGATTACAATACTTTAGAGAGGAAAGAATAGTAACGCTGGACATCAGTAGAGCGTTTTCTGACTCCAGATTGTACCTTTCCTTATACATGTGTTTTGTCGGGAATAAAGTCAGCGTagaccaaataatatatatgtggtagcattgacatatatatatatatatatatatatatatatatatatatatatatatatatatatatatatatatatatatattccatcctcaggtctgaggatggaatcaaggtggatttcgacactgtagtctcattttcaacaaatatagtttttgtattgtggcttTTTCTTCCACTGCATCagtacggaagagtgtttttccattcaatatatatatatttatatatatatatatatatataatatatatatatatatgtatatatatatatatatatatatacctatatatatatatatatatatatatatatatatatatatatatatatatatatatatatatatatatatgtgcatatacatacacacacacataatgtatatattatgtatatacatatatagaaaatagaagcAATGTTAGTTAATAGAGGAACTAGGGACAAGCCCCTTCTGAGGTCCTCACCTCGCACCTTTCCTGATATTCAAAATAGTTACATGATGGCGACAAATTAGGAGCGGATGTCGTCACAATTACTGTCCCTCTCTAATTACTTTTCAAATTCCTCCGCGTGATACCAAATGggccattttaataataataaaaattctcgGCTCTGGCCATCACCCGTCAGCAGGAAGTATAAGTTCCAGGCAaactaataataaacacacacagaaaacaacgcATAAACTTTCAAATTTCCTGTGGAAATGGGTTGACGATTCGCTTTCAAAAGGCCTCTAAGAGCTATTAAACCGTAAccgtagtaggagtagtagcagaagtagtagtagtagcatcagcagcagtagtagtagtagtagaaatagtagtagtagtagtagcagaagcaggagtattatcatcatcatcagcagaagtaatagtagcagcagaagtaataacagcaacaggagaagtagtaatagtactcCTATAGCAGTAGTAGAggcagtagcagtagcaacagaaatagcagtagcaatagtaaaagtaaaaggttaaaataaatcgaaatgaagaaaaaggtaaaaataaatcgaaataaaaaggaaaaaataaatcgaaataaaaaggaaaaaataaatcgaaatgaaaaaggtaaaaataaatcgaaatgaaaaaggtaaaaataaatcgaaatgaaaaagattaaatagaaaaaagatatatgtaaaaaaggtacaagtaaatagaaatgaaaagggtagatataataaatgaaattgaaTTGTTTCTCAAAAGACAAATAACCAAAATGTCGTAGATACAAAAGGAACTAGAGAATGCTTTGCTTACTAACGACGATGTAaagtcgttttttattttattggtttaaGAGCTATTAAACCAATAGCTTTGGTAATAGGAGTGTTAGCGGGTATACAAACAAGGCACAGAAAGCAattattttaatatgattttcTTAAACTTTGACTGGCGTAGAGGACACAACCACAGATGTACTGGACAACACCGTCGTCGACCAGACAGGTAAAAAGCTGCTCAGCACGGACGGGGATTTTTCGCCGGATGTGCCTGGAGCGTTGTTCTGCTTGTGGACGTCGGCGATGCTCTGGTTGAGCGTCATCCCCGACGGGTCaaagatgagagaaggaataCTGTGCGAAGCTGTCCCAAACATCCTCGAGAAGTCTGGCCGATGATGCAATCCAACAGGGGCACACTCTGTGGTGCCGTCTTGAGACTTCACAACGGAGTCTTTGAAAGCCATCTTCTGGAACCGGAGATTCTGCGTCCGCGTGTGGAGGACCACGACTTCCTCCAGCGCCGTCTCCTCAATGACGGATGACTTAGTAGGGAAGACGTCCAGGAGACGCAGCTTCCAGGGCGTCGCCGTAGTCCTTCGGGTGATGGTCGGCGCAGGTGgaggtgtgggcgtgggcgtgagtggAGCGTTAATGCCCAGAAGCCTCACTGACGTGCCCGCAGTCTTTTCCGAGCTGGACGATAGACTACAGGAAATGGGTACCTCTTCTTTCCTTGTCTACgggaagagaaaataatgttaatgttctttcaaacacacacacacaaaaaatcaaccAAGTATATGCAGCAAGATTAAAACATAAAAGGAATCAAAATGAAATTTACCTGCAAACGCGCCTTCTGACAAAACAACAGACACAGGCACACTGCAGCCACCATCGTTAGCAAAACACATACGACAAGCATTGTAATAATGGTTGCTGAGGGTAACTCCATGGCGCGGTAAGATAAATCAAACAACAGGTGAATGTGTGCTTCTGGAGATGAAACGTCAGGTATATAAACCACGTTTATTAAAGGAACTCGGAAATATATGCAAGGATCTGAAGTCACCGATAAGGCGGTGAGGTAATAGAGGTTGAAGAAATTGAGGACTTTGAATCTGACAGTTTTTAATTGTTAGGACTGggattattttgtcattattattattattattattattattattattattatcattattattattattattattattattattattattattatcgctattattattatgatcattatcattataattatcgttactattattattatcatcatcgttactattattattatcatcattattattattatcaaaaacgttattactattattatcatcgttaatattattactatcatcatcgttattgttattagtatttttatcgttactattattatgatcatcatcgttattattatgatcatcatcgttattattatgatcatcatcgttattattatgatcatcatcgttattattatgatcatcatcgttattattattttctttatgattattataattattattattataattattattattataattattattattataattattattattataattattattattatcttcgttattattattattatcttcgttattattattattatcttcgttattattattattattttcgttattattattattattttcatcgtttttattatcgttatcagtactattgtcgtttttgttatcattgtcgttattattattattattattattattattattattattatcatcgttattattattattatcatcgttattattattattatcatcgttattatcattattatcatcgttattattattattattatcatcgttttcatcgttattattattatcattatcattaatattgtcgttttatcattattatcgttatctttatcatcgttattactattattatagtcgttattattaatattattattattattattattattattattattattattattattattatcattataattattatcattattatcgctattattaccgttagtgctattattatcattagtattattagcgtagtattattattatcattagtatttttagcgtagtattattattatcattagtatttttagcgtagtattattattactatttttattttcatcattaccattattattattatcataattattatcatcattatcattattatcattattatcattattatcattattatcattattatcattatcatcattattatcattataatcattattatccttatcatcattattatcattattatcattatatcatcaacatcattattatcattattatcatcaacatcattattatcattattattgttattatcattattataattttcaatattatcattattatcgttatcattattatcaacttattatttattatcgttaattattattattatcgttactatcattattattatcgttattattattatcgttattattattatcgttattattattatcgttatatcattattattattatcgttattattaacattataataataataattattattattaccatcatgattattatcattgttattattattattattgttatcataatatcatcgttattatccttactatcgttattattatcattaccgttattattatcattatcgttattattattatcgttattcttattattattatcgttattatgattattatcgttattattgttattatcgttttattattattattatcgttattattattattatcgttattattattatcgtatattattattatatattatcttattattattaattatattattcaacgttattatttcatatgtattgtattatatcgttattattattattattattattattatttattattatattatatatttattttattaatatttttatgttacattgtttatcgttatttattattactatcattattatcgtatatttttattatactcgtattattattattttatctatcgttattatttattattattattactattattaatattattattattatcattattaatattattatcgttattattgttatcattgctattattatcattatcatcgttattattattatgattgttattattattattattattatcattattatttttattattattattattattattatcattattattattattattgttaacattatcctcattatcattatcatcattattattatcattattattattatcattattattattattgttatattatcgttattatcactactattatagttattattttgttattatcattgttattattactattattatcattatccttattatcatcatcatcgttattattattattattatccctataattattcttatcatccttattatcaccatcatcgttgttattatcattatcgttactattattatcgttatttttattattatcgttattattactaccgttaatataatagtaatactaatactactactaataataaaactaataatgataataataataataataataataataataataataataataataataataataatgatcataataataatgataatatggata
The genomic region above belongs to Penaeus monodon isolate SGIC_2016 chromosome 16, NSTDA_Pmon_1, whole genome shotgun sequence and contains:
- the LOC119583110 gene encoding uncharacterized protein LOC119583110, producing the protein MELPSATIITMLVVCVLLTMVAAVCLCLLFCQKARLQTRKEEVPISCSLSSSSEKTAGTSVRLLGINAPLTPTPTPPPAPTITRRTTATPWKLRLLDVFPTKSSVIEETALEEVVVLHTRTQNLRFQKMAFKDSVVKSQDGTTECAPVGLHHRPDFSRMFGTASHSIPSLIFDPSGMTLNQSIADVHKQNNAPGTSGEKSPSVLSSFLPVWSTTVLSSTSVVVSSTPVKV